The following are encoded in a window of Salinibacter ruber DSM 13855 genomic DNA:
- a CDS encoding glycosyltransferase, with amino-acid sequence MDRRVLLLSYYFPPAGGPGVQRALKFVKYLPEFGWAPTVLTVREGAFPAHDRSLAADVPAAASVHRTPSLDPHWFYARLAGRSDDEVDVGSVEGQQETGMERVARWIRANLFLPDARVGWVPFSVWRGRQLVAEGDVDAILTTGPPHSTHLAGAALQALTGVPWVADFRDPWTDINYYDELPHTRWARRLDAALERTVLRQARAVTTVSPTWRDLLTGKTGRTAGEAITVVQNGFDVDDLSPGEAVPSTEAFEVTHVGSLYASRNPTGLWRALRRLRDEGVMPALRIRLVGTVDANVRDALRAQGLMDVTELIPYVPHDEAVAYMRRAGLLLLSIESFPQDEGMMTGKIYEYLAAGRPIVGVGPPGGDAAALLRKTEGGRLFGRDDVSGLAQYIRHHYEAWAADTPQRGASPEALDPYRRRAQTKRMGAVLSGVCSDE; translated from the coding sequence ATGGATCGACGCGTCCTGCTCCTGTCGTATTACTTTCCGCCGGCCGGAGGCCCCGGTGTGCAGCGGGCGCTCAAGTTTGTAAAGTACCTGCCGGAGTTCGGGTGGGCGCCGACAGTGCTTACGGTCCGTGAGGGGGCATTCCCGGCGCACGACCGCTCTCTGGCCGCCGACGTCCCGGCTGCGGCCTCGGTCCACCGCACGCCGTCCCTCGATCCGCACTGGTTCTATGCTCGCCTCGCGGGCCGCTCGGACGACGAGGTAGATGTGGGATCGGTGGAAGGGCAGCAAGAAACCGGGATGGAAAGGGTCGCGCGCTGGATTCGGGCCAATCTTTTTCTGCCCGATGCCCGCGTCGGGTGGGTCCCATTTTCCGTGTGGCGGGGACGCCAACTGGTTGCAGAGGGGGACGTCGATGCCATCCTGACGACGGGACCGCCGCACTCTACCCATCTCGCCGGCGCCGCGCTGCAGGCGCTCACGGGCGTGCCCTGGGTGGCGGACTTCCGCGACCCGTGGACCGACATCAACTACTACGACGAGCTGCCCCACACCCGGTGGGCGCGTCGCCTGGACGCGGCCCTCGAACGAACGGTGCTCCGGCAGGCCCGAGCGGTGACGACGGTCAGCCCGACCTGGCGCGACCTCCTGACGGGAAAAACGGGGCGGACGGCGGGCGAGGCCATCACGGTTGTGCAGAACGGCTTCGACGTGGACGATCTGTCTCCGGGGGAGGCGGTGCCGTCGACCGAGGCGTTTGAGGTGACGCACGTGGGCTCGCTCTACGCGTCCCGGAACCCCACGGGGCTCTGGCGTGCGCTCCGGCGGCTGCGCGACGAGGGTGTGATGCCCGCGCTCCGCATTCGACTGGTGGGCACGGTGGACGCGAACGTCCGAGACGCCCTCCGCGCACAGGGGCTGATGGACGTGACCGAATTGATTCCGTACGTGCCCCACGACGAGGCGGTGGCGTACATGCGACGGGCGGGACTGCTGCTGCTTTCCATCGAATCCTTTCCGCAGGACGAAGGGATGATGACGGGCAAAATATACGAATACCTGGCCGCAGGACGGCCCATTGTGGGAGTAGGGCCCCCGGGCGGCGACGCGGCGGCGCTGCTTCGCAAGACCGAAGGGGGCCGCCTGTTTGGTCGCGACGACGTATCCGGGCTCGCGCAATACATTCGGCACCACTACGAGGCCTGGGCGGCGGACACGCCTCAGCGCGGAGCCTCTCCCGAAGCGCTCGATCCCTACCGACGCCGCGCACAAACGAAACGAATGGGAGCGGTTCTGAGCGGCGTGTGCTCCGACGAGTAA